One segment of Primulina tabacum isolate GXHZ01 chromosome 6, ASM2559414v2, whole genome shotgun sequence DNA contains the following:
- the LOC142549145 gene encoding U-box domain-containing protein 40-like: protein MGGDGKPRRWRISFHRPSSATAVPPSEFICPISKSLMFDPTIVSSGQTFERIAVQVCNDLGFIPTLPDGSKPDFSTVIPNLALKTAIQNWCSKSGWARPNPPIYSDIESIIYFLMGSSTSKNLDCSTNRVSDRELLKGVEEIPQVLSSHAATESNSRDFSSSSSSDDSSITSMSPLSQFRTRPSCFSSSSLSSSSTSSEFIPVESSLNDVSARSSTSHVEDENFVSKIQSMDVYDQERALIWVRETTKTDEESRATLCTEKLLSVLKLALISPFATLQTNAAATLVNLSIEKRNKIKIVRAGIVPLLIEVLRNGSDESREHAAGAIFSLAIENENRTTIGVLGALQPLMHALRSGSQRCRLDSASALYHLTLVQTNRVKIAKLGAVGVLLGLLEDTELAARVVLVVCNLAACEPGRSASLEAGGVRSLLEVLRVGNEVASESTRENCVAALYLLSFGSLRFKGLAMEAGAAEVLEEVAKTGSELAREQSRRILEGLRRREEAEEVDWEAVMKGGVGHAGNRVGRRHGPNSTEF, encoded by the coding sequence ATGGGGGGAGATGGGAAACCCCGACGATGGAGGATCTCTTTCCACCGACCGTCCTCAGCCACCGCCGTGCCACCGTCGGAATTCATATGCCCCATTTCCAAGTCTTTAATGTTCGACCCCACAATTGTTTCTTCCGGCCAGACCTTCGAGCGCATAGCAGTGCAAGTTTGCAATGATTTGGGATTCATTCCAACGCTCCCCGACGGCTCGAAGCCGGACTTTTCGACGGTGATTCCTAATTTAGCCCTCAAGACCGCCATTCAGAACTGGTGCTCGAAATCCGGGTGGGCTCGTCCAAACCCACCAATATATTCGGATATCGAGTCCATTATCTATTTTCTGATGGGTTCTTCTACCTCGAAGAACCTTGATTGTTCGACGAATCGGGTTTCAGATAGAGAATTGTTAAAGGGGGTTGAGGAAATCCCTCAGGTTTTATCCTCACATGCCGCGACTGAATCAAATTCTCGAGATTTTTCCTCTTCCTCCAGTTCTGATGATTCATCTATCACCAGCATGTCGCCACTATCGCAATTTAGAACTCGCCCTTCTTGCTTTTCTTCTTCGTCTTTGTCTTCGTCTTCTACCTCATCAGAATTCATTCCGGTTGAGTCTTCGTTGAATGATGTTTCAGCTCGATCTTCCACTTCTCACGTGGAAGATGAGAATTTTGTGAGCAAGATTCAgagtatggatgtttatgaccAAGAACGGGCTCTGATTTGGGTAAGGGAAACCactaaaactgatgaagaaTCAAGAGCCACGCTTTGCACGGAGAAGCTGTTATCTGTTTTAAAGCTGGCATTGATTTCACCTTTTGCCACCTTGCAGACAAACGCTGCGGCAACTTTGGTGAACCTTTCGATCGAGAAACGTAACAAGATCaagattgtgagagctggcatTGTGCCTCTGTTGATCGAGGTTTTGAGGAACGGCTCCGATGAATCGAGGGAACATGCCGCCGGGGCGATATTCAGTTTGGCGATTGAAAATGAGAACAGGACTACAATCGGCGTGCTTGGAGCTTTGCAGCCACTGATGCACGCGCTAAGATCCGGTAGCCAGCGGTGCCGCCTCGACTCGGCGTCAGCGCTGTATCACTTGACCCTGGTGCAGACTAATAGAGTTAAGATCGCCAAGCTTGGGGCTGTCGGGGTTTTATTAGGCCTTTTGGAGGATACAGAATTGGCAGCCCGTGTTGTTCTGGTGGTGTGCAACTTGGCGGCGTGCGAACCTGGTAGGTCGGCGTCGTTGGAAGCCGGAGGAGTGAGGAGTTTGCTGGAGGTTTTGAGAGTAGGGAATGAAGTAGCATCCGAGTCGACACGGGAAAACTGTGTCGCCGCTCTGTATCTGCTGAGCTTCGGAAGCTTGAGGTTTAAGGGGTTGGCGATGGAGGCGGGTGCGGCCGAGGTGTTGGAGGAAGTGGCCAAAACAGGGAGCGAGCTCGCCAGGGAGCAGTCTCGGAGGATTTTGGAGGGTTTACGGCGTAGGGAAGAGGCGGAGGAGGTGGACTGGGAGGCGGTGATGAAGGGTGGAGTAGGCCACGCCGGGAATCGAGTTGGCCGGCGTCATGGCCCGAACTCCactgagttttga